The Bacillota bacterium genome contains the following window.
AAGATTCGTTGATAGAACATAATCTGGTCAAATTCACTTATGACGCGTTAGATGCGATTGAATCAGCCGCCATGGCTGGCAATGTTCCCCGAACCCAACGAGAAATTTATGAAATGGTCGAGACTTACAAAACTTTACTGAGCAATACCCGTCGGCGCCAGATTCGAGCGGTTTAATGGCTTGCCAGAGCGGGCAACAAGGAGGAGCTTAATGAGGGTACAATTTTTAGGCGCGGCCCGGACTGTTACGGGTTCGTGCTATTTATTGGAAGTCGGCCAGACGAAAATCATGGTCGATTGTGGGATGTTTCAGGGTAGTAAGGAAATAAAAGAAAGGAATTACGAAAGCTTCTACGTGGAGCCGAATGAGGTTAAATTTCTGTTACTAACCCATGCCCATATCGACCACAGTGGACTCATTCCAAAACTCTACAAACACGGTTTTCGTGGCCAGATCCTGGCGACTTCAGCTACTGTTGACCTTTGTAGTATCCTGCTCCCTGATAGCGCGCACGTCCAGGAGATGGAAGTTGAGCGGAAGAACAGGAAACTCAAACGGGCCGGTAAGCCGCTGCTCGAGGAAATATACACAGTTCAGGATGCCATGGAATGTCTCAAGCAATTTCGCCGCGTTGAGTATCAGGAGGTCATTCAGTTAACGCCAGAAGTAAGTGTGCGGTTTCAAGATGCCGGGCATATCCTTGGCTCAGCCATGATCGAGATGTGGGTGCAAGAAGGAGATCACGAAATCAAGCTGGTCTTCTCTGGTGATATTGGCAACCATAATCAGCCGCTGGTTAAGGATCCGACCCTGATTGAGGCGGCTGATTATGTGTTCATGGAGTCAACTTATGGTAATCGCTTGCACCAGGAAAACGTGAACAAGGTCGAGGCCTTAAAAAATGTGATCCTGGAGACGATGGCGAAAGGGGGCAACCTGATCATCCCGGCGTTCGCGGTTGAGCGGACCCAGGACCTCCTTTATGACTTAAACCTGCTGCTGCAAACCAAATCTATACCGAATGTGCCAGTCATTATCGACAGTCCGCTGGCAATTGAGGCGACGGAAATTTTCCGCCGCAACAGCCAGTATTTTGATGCAGAAACCCAGGAATTGATCCGGCGGGGGGAGAACCCGCTGGCTTTGCCAGGGTTGCGCTACACGCACACAGCAGAAGAATCTAAGGCCTTGAACGGATTAAAGGGCGGGGCGATCATCATCTCCGCCAGCGGCATGTGCGACGCGGGTCGGATAAAGCACCACCTCAGACATAACCTGTGGCGTCCCGAATCGACAGTCTTGTTTGTCGGTTACCAGGCCAAAGGCACCCTGGGCCGTCGGCTGCTGGACGGCGAAAAACTGGTGACGATCCACGGCGAAGAAGTAGTAGTCAAGGCGGATATTCGCAACATCGACGGCTTTTCGGCGCATGCCGATCAGCGAGCACTCCTGGCCTGGGTGAAGCGCTTCCGATCCAAACCGGGCAAGATTTTTATTGTTCATGGAGAAGAAGAATCGTCCCTCACGCTGGCCCAGTTGATCACCCAGGAGATGGGCATCCCGACGGTGGTGCCAAAATGGCTGGACGTAGAAGAATTAACCCCACTCGCGGTACCTGTCGCGGCACCTGTAGCGGTGGCCCAACCAGCGCCAACCACTGTTCCGCCAAAGATGCCAGCCGGGGTGTCGGTAGCGTTGGCAACCCAGGTGGAGCACGCATATTTCGAACTGCGGATGAAGCTGCGTGAACTGGTAGAACAAGAAATGGATCAGCAGAACTTTGAGAGCCTCCTGGCTAAAATCCAGCAACTGGAGCAACTGGTTGACCAATGGCGCAAAATTAATTAAAATAACCTTAAGGCCAGTGATGGCCTTTTTTTATGCGTCTATCGTCTTTTTGACCATGACTTCATGACGCTCTGCCTGGAGCAGCAGAATGCCGAGCAGGATTATGGCTGCCCCGACAAGTTGAAGGCTGGTCATCTGTTCGCCCAGAAGGAAGAAAGCCAGAATAATGGTAAAGACGGGTTCCATTGAACTGACAATGGCCGCTCGGCTGGCGCCGATCCGTTTGATTCCACTTAAGAAGAAGACCATCCCGATTATCGAGGTACAGAGAACCAAAACGAAGATGATGGCAAAGGCTGACCAGGCAACTGCGCCGGTCACCAGGTAAATCGGTGGAAAGATGACCAGGGTCTGGACCATAACAAAGGTGTTGAGATAAGCACTGGCCACCAGGGGTGAGGTATGATAAACCGTGCGCTGGCTGATCAGGCTATGGGCAGCGTAAAAAACACTGGAGCCGAACGCGAGCAGCAGCCCCCGGGGAGAGAGGCTCAATCCGACCAGGCTTGATGGAGGATTGATGACCAGCGAGCACCCCGTAAAGGTGGTGAAGAGGACCGACAAGCGGATCAAACTCAAACGCTCCTTAAACAGCAGAATAGCCAGAAAGGCCACGAACAGGGGATAAGTAAACAAAATAATGCTGGCAATTGAAGCGTCCAGATACTGAATGGCATAAAAGAAACAGATGGTCGAAAGCAGATAAACTACGGCTTGAACTGCACAAAACTTGAGAGATCGCAGATCTAAACGGTATTGAGTGAACCTGGTCATGAACATGAACATCCACAGGAGGGCAGTGGCCAGGAGAAAACGCGCCGACAGCAAGATAGCCGGTGTCACTCCTAACCGATAAGCAAACTTCCCTAAAATTGGCGAAAAACCGTAAGCCAAGGCGGAAATTGTAACATATATGTGTCCGAGGAGTAGATTCACCGTAGTCACCTTCTGACAGCGATATGAATATTATATCACACCCACAGCGACGTTTCAAAAATGGAAAGGGGATGATATAATAGGATTAAGTTGTGTGGTGGAAAGGATTGGATCTGCATGTCGGCCAAGGATAGCTTGCTTGCCTCATTTGCCCAGGACCTCTTATTAAAAGGGACAACCAGCATACCCAACTTTCTGCTGCGCTCCTATAGTAAACTGGGAATAAGTGACCAGGAAATGATGCTGTTAATTCAGCTTTTTCACCTGGCCAATGCGGAGAAGGATGCTTTTCCCACAATAGAAAAGCTGACGGGTATGATGAGCGCCGATCAGGTCCAAATCGAGAAAAGTCTGGCCAACCTCGTAGCCAGGAAACTGGTGCGCATTGAACGAAACCGTGACGATGTTGGGACGGTAGCCAGTTACCGATTTGAAGGATTATTCGACAAGCTGGCGGAAATTTGGGCCAGTGAAAAGATCAAGGAAATGGAGGAGGCCAAACGAGCAGCGGCTGCCCAGTCGGTTAGCAGGAACAAGCCGGCAGATAATGTCGCCTGGGTGTATAAACTGTTTGAACAGGAGTTTGGTCGACCCCTCACCCCGATGGAAGGGTCGCAGATTATTGAGTGGTGTGATGGTGAAGGACATTCCCCAGAATTGATCATTGAAGCATTGAAACGGGCTGCCCTGCAGGGAGTCCGCAATTTTCGTTATATTGACAGCATCCTGCGCGAATGGAGCAAGCAGGGTGTGCGTACCTTGAGAGAGGTAGAGGTTTATGAGGAACGGTTTAAGGAAAAAAAGGCAACCCGTAACACCAAAAATATCAGGAGCAAAGAGAAGGGAAAAAGTCACCCTGAGGGCGGGTCAGAAGATTTTCGGGATCTGTACCTGGGTTAACATTTTTATCAATTCGCTATTCTGGTCCACCTTCTAACAGCGCATGCTTTTCTCAACCAATCCAAATTGAAAGGGTGGTAATGAAAATGGATTTATGGCTGGTAGAGGGCCACACTTCTGGTTATAGTGTTAATTGGAAAGTCAGACAGGTAATCCACCAGGAGACCACCAGGTACCAAGAACTGAGTATTGTTGATACTGTTGAGTTCGGGCGGGCACTGGTGCTGGACGGTAATGTTCAGACTACGGTTGGCGATGAGTTTTTTTATCACGAGATGATTGCCCATGTCCCTCTGTTTACCCACCCCGAACCCCGGCGGGTGCTGGTCATTGGTGGTGGAGATGGGGGAACAGTACGTGAGGTGGTGAAGCACACCAGCGTTGCACAGGTGGACCTTGTTGAGATCGATGAAAGGGTGATTGTCAACTGCCGCCGCTACTTACCGGAATTGAGTTGTGCTCTTGATAATCCGCGGGTCAACGTGATCATCGCTGATGGACTTGAGTATGTCCAAAACTGCCCGGCGGTTTACGACGTCGTCATTATTGATTCATGTGACCCGATTGGCCCCGCGGCGGGTTTGTTTAGCCATGGCTTTTATGCACAGATCAACAATATTCTTCGAGACGATGGTTTAATGGTGGCGCAGACTCAATCACCTTTGTATAACCGGGAACTGGTCAAGAGTGTGAGCCAGTCTTTAAAAAAGCTCTTTCCCATCAAGATGGTGTATTTGACCACGGTACCAACGTACATGAGCGGTTTTTGGACGTTTACCCTGGCTTCAAAAGAATATCACCCGCTAAAATTCAGAAGAGGGGCGCTGTTACCTTTTTCAACCAGGTATTATACCCCTGAAATTCATCAGGCGGCGTTTGTCCTACCCAAATTTTTACAGGAGCTGTTAATGGATTAAGGAAATTCCTGATACGAATTGTTGATTTGTGAAAATAGCAGGATTTTTGTTTGGCCGAAGCGAATTGCTGAAGGGATAATTCAGCGACCTTCGGCTGATTTGTTGCCAGAAAAATTTTGCGAAAGGAGTACGATTTGTGCGTGAATTATTGTTAGGTAACGAGGCAATTGCCCGGGGCGCGTATGAGGCCGGGGTAACGGTAGCTACCGCGTACCCGGGGACACCCAGTACGGAAATAATTGAGCAGATCACTCGGTACCCGGAAATCTATGCTGAATGGGCACCCAACGAAAAAGTAGCGCTGGAAGTGGGGATTGGCGCCTCAATCGGTGGAGCGAGGACTCTGGTAGCAATGAAGCACGTGGGTGTCAACGTGGCCGCTGATCCCTTAATGACGTTTGCTTATACTGGTGTTAATGGTGGCCTGGTGCTGATTAGCGCTGATGATCCGGGCATGCACAGTTCACAGAATGAACAGGATAACCGGCTGTATGCCCGATTCGCCAAAATACCCCTGCTTGAACCGGCTGACAGCCAGGAAGCCAAAGACTTTGTTAAGCTGGCTTACATTATCAGCGAGCAGTTTGACACGCCGGTGATGGTGCGGGTGACCACGCGGTTGGCGCATTCCCAGAGTCTGGTGGAACTGGGTGAGCGGGAGAAAATCAAACTTAAACCGTATACTAAAGACGCCGCCAAATATGTGATGCTGCCGGGTTATGCCCGGACCCGACACGTCAAGGTAGAAGAGCGGCTGCTGGCCTTGGCAGCTTATGCCGAGCAGACACCGCTGAACCGAATTGAGTGGGGCGACCGGAGTGTTGGCATCATCACCAGCGGCGTGGTTTATCAATATGCCCGGGAAGTCATGCCGACTGCCTCGTTCCTCAAGTTGGGGATGACTAATCCCCTGCCGAAGAAGTTGATCACCGAGTTTGTCCAGGGGGTAGACCGGGTCTACGTAGTGGAGGAGTTGGAGCCCTACCTGGAAGAACAGATCAGATCCTGGGGGCTTAAGGTGACGGGCAAGCAGGTTCTGCCGGTCGTCGGCGAATTCAACCCGGAACTGATCGCTGAAAAATTGCTCGGGCAACCGCCAGTGGAGGTTTATCAGGTGGAAGAGAACGTTCCAGCGCGGCCTCCGGTGATGTGCCCCGGCTGTCCGCACCGCGGTGTCTTTTACGTCTTGAACAAACTGAAGCTGAAAGTGACCGGTGATATCGGGTGTTATACCCTGGGGGCCTTACCACCGCTCAATGCTATTGATACCTGTATCTGCATGGGCGCGAGCATCGGGACCGCTCTGGGAATGGAGAAGGCCCGCGGTCGCGAGTTTGCGCAAGGAGTAGTCGCGGTGATCGGGGATTCCACCTTTGTGCACTCCGGGATCACTCCGCTGATTGACGTGGTCTACAATCGCGGGACGACGACGGTGATCATCCTGGACAACGGCACGACCGCGATGACCGGTCACCAGGATCACCCTGGCACCGGTGTGACGGTTGACCGCCAGCCAACCCATCAACTCGATCTGGTGAAACTGGTGGAGGCGATCGGCGTCCAGCGGATTACCGTGGTCGATCCCTTTGACCTGACCAGGATGGAGTCCGTGGTGAAAGAAGAACTGGCAGCGGCTGAACCTTCGGTGATTATTGCCCGGCGGCGGTGCGCCCTGTTAGACAAACCTGCGGATTTGAAACTACGCATTGACCCGGAGAAGTGTACCGGCTGTCGACTGTGCCTGCGCCTGGGCTGTCCGGGCCTGGAGCTGCGCGACAAGAAGGTGCGGATCAACGAAACGATTTGCGTGGGCTGTCAGCTATGTACCCAAATCTGCCGACTGAACGCCTTCGAGAAAGTAGGTGGACAAAATGCCTAATCCAGTCACCAATGTACTGATCGTGGGGGTCGGTGGTCAGGGAACCCTCCTGGCCAGCCGAATATTGGCCCAGGTGGCCCGGCAGCTTGGCCACGATGTTAAGGTTTCGGAAGTGCACGGCATGGCCCAGCGGGGCGGGAGTGTAGTGACCCAGGTCCGCTTCGGCCAGCGGGTCTACTCGCCCCTGATTGCCCAGGGAGAAGCGGACGTGATCCTGGCCTTTGAGAAACTGGAGGCCTTACGCTGGCTCCCCTACTTAAAAGCCGGTGGCCAGGTGATCATCAACGACCAGTCGGTTGATCCCTTGCCGGTGCTGACAGGAGCCGCCAAATATCCTGAAGGGATTCCCGAAAAGATTCAGGAGGTCGTGCCGAACGTGGTCGTTTTGAACGCCACTGAACTGGCCATCCAGTGCGGTAACGTACGGGCGGCCAACGTCGTCCTGCTGGGGGTGCTGACCCGGTTGCTCGGTTTTGACGAGACGGTCTGTCTTCAGGCGCTGGCCAAGACCGTGCCGCCGATAGCGCTGGCAATTAATGAGCAGGCCTTCAAGCTGGGGATGGCGGCTGTTAAATAATATGTTAATGTTAATTGAACGGAGGTATCAATTTATATGACAAAGATTACCGATCTAGTCCGTCCGAATATCCTGCAGATCAAACCATATGTTCCAGGGAAACCGATCGAAGAAGTTGAACGGGAACTGGGGATCACCAATGTGATCAAGCTAGCCTCGAACGAAAATCCGCTTGGCCCATCCCCGAAGGCAGTTGCCGCCATGAAACAAGCGGTGGAGAAGGTCAACCTTTACCCGGATGGGGCTTGCTTTTACCTGAAACAGGCCCTGGCGGCGCATCTGGGTATTGCTCCCGAATGCCTGATTATCGGCAATGGTTCAGATGAATTGCTCAAACTCATCGCCGAGACCTTTCTGCGCGAGGGCGACGAAGTCATCATAGCTAATCCCTCTTTTGGTGAGTACGAGTTTGTGACCAGGGTGATGGGGGCTGAACCGGTGATGGTGGAACTGCAAAACTATACCCATGACCTGATGGCGATGGCGGGGAAAATAGGCCCTCGGACCAGGCTTGTTTTCGTCTGTAATCCGAATAACCCGACGGGAACGATCGTGACAAAAACGGAAGTTGACGAGTTTATGACCAAGGTCCCCGAAGATGTGGTGGTAGTGTTTGATGAGGCTTATTATGAGTATGTGAGCGACGACCGGTATCCGCAAACTATCGAGTTTGTACGGAAGGGGCGACGGGTGATTGTCCTGCGGACATTCTCCAAGATTTATGGTTTGGCTGGGCTGCGTGTCGGTTACGGTATAGCTGATCCGGAAATCATCGCGTGCCTTGGGCGGGTGCGCGAACCTTTCAACGTCAATCTAGTGGCTCAGGCGGCAGCCCTGGCGGCCCTGGATGATCAGGAGCACGTGCAGAAGAGCCGGGCGGTAAATCAGGCGGGCCGTGATTATCTGTACCATGAACTGGCGGCGATGGGTCTGGAGTGTGTACCTACAGAGGCCAACTTTATGTTGGTCCATGTGCGGACTGAGGCCCAGGATGTATTTCAAAAACTGATGCGAGAAGGGGTGATCGTTCGGCCAGGTGGGATTTTCGGGTACCCGCAGCACATCCGGGTGACGATCGGAACGACCGAAGAGAATGAGCGGTTTGTTCAGGCCCTGCGGAAGGTACTGGCAAGTTAAAGACAATCTGGAGGGGTGGGCTTGATGTGGTTGGGGTGCGTCGGCTGTTGTGCATCAGCAGAGAAAGGTGCCACGGTAATTTTTCGTGCATCGGTTGGTGAGCCGGAAATTGCCCAGCGGTTTGCCCAGGCCCTGACAAAGGTGCTGACACCGGCGAGCAGTCAACCAGTTTTATGGTTATGCATCGGGACCGATACGGCGGTTGGGGATTGTTTAGGGCCGTTGGTGGGTACGCTAATATCCGAAAGAATGCCTGATTTGAAGGTGATCGGTACCCTTGATCAACCCTTGCACGCCGGGAACATTACCGCCCGGATTGAGGAATTAAGATACTTCCATCCCACTCCCTTTACGGTGGCCATTGATGCTTCCCTGGGTAAACCAGCTCACGTTGGCTGTGTTACGATTCGTCAGGGAGCTTTATGGCCCGGGGCCGGTTTGCGCCGCCGGTTGCCCCCGGTTGGGCAGGTGGCCATTACCGGTGTGATCGGTACCCATTTTTCATGGAATGAAGAACATATCTTGCATCGGACACGGCTGAGCCTGGTCTGGAAAATGGCTTGTACTATCGTTGAAGGAATTCAGGTCTTGTATGCGGGACAGAAAAAGTAGGTTCGATAAAGTAAAGTGCGGAGTGAAAGGTCTTTGTTTCGGAGGGAGCTTGATGAACAGCGATCAGAGTCAAATCGAGCGGGTCGTGGCCTTGATTAAACAGGCGGCACCACGTGTTTATGCGTTGACGGGAGCCGGGATCAGCACGGAGAGCGGAATTCCCGATTTTCGCAGCCCAGGTACCGGCCTGTGGGAGCGGGTTGACCCGATGGAGGAGCTGTCGGTAACCGCGCTACGACGTAACCCGCAGCGGTTCTATACGTTCGGCATGGCCCAGTTTACGCGTTATCGAGATGCCCAGCCCAATCAGGCGCACCTGGTGCTGGCGCAGATGGAGGAGGCAGGTTATCTCGCTGGTGTGGTCACTCAAAATATTGATGGCCTGCATCAGGCAGCCGGCTCGCGTCAGGTTTTTGAGGTGCACGGCCACCTGCGCACGTGCCGCTGTTTGGACTGCGGAGGGGAGTTCCCGTATGCCCAAATCGAACAGA
Protein-coding sequences here:
- a CDS encoding MBL fold metallo-hydrolase produces the protein MRVQFLGAARTVTGSCYLLEVGQTKIMVDCGMFQGSKEIKERNYESFYVEPNEVKFLLLTHAHIDHSGLIPKLYKHGFRGQILATSATVDLCSILLPDSAHVQEMEVERKNRKLKRAGKPLLEEIYTVQDAMECLKQFRRVEYQEVIQLTPEVSVRFQDAGHILGSAMIEMWVQEGDHEIKLVFSGDIGNHNQPLVKDPTLIEAADYVFMESTYGNRLHQENVNKVEALKNVILETMAKGGNLIIPAFAVERTQDLLYDLNLLLQTKSIPNVPVIIDSPLAIEATEIFRRNSQYFDAETQELIRRGENPLALPGLRYTHTAEESKALNGLKGGAIIISASGMCDAGRIKHHLRHNLWRPESTVLFVGYQAKGTLGRRLLDGEKLVTIHGEEVVVKADIRNIDGFSAHADQRALLAWVKRFRSKPGKIFIVHGEEESSLTLAQLITQEMGIPTVVPKWLDVEELTPLAVPVAAPVAVAQPAPTTVPPKMPAGVSVALATQVEHAYFELRMKLRELVEQEMDQQNFESLLAKIQQLEQLVDQWRKIN
- a CDS encoding DMT family transporter, coding for MNLLLGHIYVTISALAYGFSPILGKFAYRLGVTPAILLSARFLLATALLWMFMFMTRFTQYRLDLRSLKFCAVQAVVYLLSTICFFYAIQYLDASIASIILFTYPLFVAFLAILLFKERLSLIRLSVLFTTFTGCSLVINPPSSLVGLSLSPRGLLLAFGSSVFYAAHSLISQRTVYHTSPLVASAYLNTFVMVQTLVIFPPIYLVTGAVAWSAFAIIFVLVLCTSIIGMVFFLSGIKRIGASRAAIVSSMEPVFTIILAFFLLGEQMTSLQLVGAAIILLGILLLQAERHEVMVKKTIDA
- a CDS encoding DnaD domain protein, translating into MSAKDSLLASFAQDLLLKGTTSIPNFLLRSYSKLGISDQEMMLLIQLFHLANAEKDAFPTIEKLTGMMSADQVQIEKSLANLVARKLVRIERNRDDVGTVASYRFEGLFDKLAEIWASEKIKEMEEAKRAAAAQSVSRNKPADNVAWVYKLFEQEFGRPLTPMEGSQIIEWCDGEGHSPELIIEALKRAALQGVRNFRYIDSILREWSKQGVRTLREVEVYEERFKEKKATRNTKNIRSKEKGKSHPEGGSEDFRDLYLG
- the speE gene encoding polyamine aminopropyltransferase is translated as MDLWLVEGHTSGYSVNWKVRQVIHQETTRYQELSIVDTVEFGRALVLDGNVQTTVGDEFFYHEMIAHVPLFTHPEPRRVLVIGGGDGGTVREVVKHTSVAQVDLVEIDERVIVNCRRYLPELSCALDNPRVNVIIADGLEYVQNCPAVYDVVIIDSCDPIGPAAGLFSHGFYAQINNILRDDGLMVAQTQSPLYNRELVKSVSQSLKKLFPIKMVYLTTVPTYMSGFWTFTLASKEYHPLKFRRGALLPFSTRYYTPEIHQAAFVLPKFLQELLMD
- the iorA gene encoding indolepyruvate ferredoxin oxidoreductase subunit alpha, with translation MRELLLGNEAIARGAYEAGVTVATAYPGTPSTEIIEQITRYPEIYAEWAPNEKVALEVGIGASIGGARTLVAMKHVGVNVAADPLMTFAYTGVNGGLVLISADDPGMHSSQNEQDNRLYARFAKIPLLEPADSQEAKDFVKLAYIISEQFDTPVMVRVTTRLAHSQSLVELGEREKIKLKPYTKDAAKYVMLPGYARTRHVKVEERLLALAAYAEQTPLNRIEWGDRSVGIITSGVVYQYAREVMPTASFLKLGMTNPLPKKLITEFVQGVDRVYVVEELEPYLEEQIRSWGLKVTGKQVLPVVGEFNPELIAEKLLGQPPVEVYQVEENVPARPPVMCPGCPHRGVFYVLNKLKLKVTGDIGCYTLGALPPLNAIDTCICMGASIGTALGMEKARGREFAQGVVAVIGDSTFVHSGITPLIDVVYNRGTTTVIILDNGTTAMTGHQDHPGTGVTVDRQPTHQLDLVKLVEAIGVQRITVVDPFDLTRMESVVKEELAAAEPSVIIARRRCALLDKPADLKLRIDPEKCTGCRLCLRLGCPGLELRDKKVRINETICVGCQLCTQICRLNAFEKVGGQNA
- a CDS encoding indolepyruvate oxidoreductase subunit beta, with the translated sequence MPNPVTNVLIVGVGGQGTLLASRILAQVARQLGHDVKVSEVHGMAQRGGSVVTQVRFGQRVYSPLIAQGEADVILAFEKLEALRWLPYLKAGGQVIINDQSVDPLPVLTGAAKYPEGIPEKIQEVVPNVVVLNATELAIQCGNVRAANVVLLGVLTRLLGFDETVCLQALAKTVPPIALAINEQAFKLGMAAVK
- a CDS encoding histidinol-phosphate transaminase, with the translated sequence MTKITDLVRPNILQIKPYVPGKPIEEVERELGITNVIKLASNENPLGPSPKAVAAMKQAVEKVNLYPDGACFYLKQALAAHLGIAPECLIIGNGSDELLKLIAETFLREGDEVIIANPSFGEYEFVTRVMGAEPVMVELQNYTHDLMAMAGKIGPRTRLVFVCNPNNPTGTIVTKTEVDEFMTKVPEDVVVVFDEAYYEYVSDDRYPQTIEFVRKGRRVIVLRTFSKIYGLAGLRVGYGIADPEIIACLGRVREPFNVNLVAQAAALAALDDQEHVQKSRAVNQAGRDYLYHELAAMGLECVPTEANFMLVHVRTEAQDVFQKLMREGVIVRPGGIFGYPQHIRVTIGTTEENERFVQALRKVLAS
- the yyaC gene encoding spore protease YyaC, whose protein sequence is MMWLGCVGCCASAEKGATVIFRASVGEPEIAQRFAQALTKVLTPASSQPVLWLCIGTDTAVGDCLGPLVGTLISERMPDLKVIGTLDQPLHAGNITARIEELRYFHPTPFTVAIDASLGKPAHVGCVTIRQGALWPGAGLRRRLPPVGQVAITGVIGTHFSWNEEHILHRTRLSLVWKMACTIVEGIQVLYAGQKK
- a CDS encoding NAD-dependent deacylase gives rise to the protein MNSDQSQIERVVALIKQAAPRVYALTGAGISTESGIPDFRSPGTGLWERVDPMEELSVTALRRNPQRFYTFGMAQFTRYRDAQPNQAHLVLAQMEEAGYLAGVVTQNIDGLHQAAGSRQVFEVHGHLRTCRCLDCGGEFPYAQIEQNVAQGIFPPQCVCGGTLRPNVVLFGDSMPKDYVLAVRALHNCDLLLVVGSSLEVSPANTLPNLARRVVIVNLTPTHFDQHADVVINDKASKVFMDIWARLIHQSC